In Colletotrichum higginsianum IMI 349063 chromosome 1, whole genome shotgun sequence, one genomic interval encodes:
- a CDS encoding Tubulin-specific chaperone Rbl2, with amino-acid sequence MAPPSQLTVATLAVTRLLKEEISYEKELIQQKAKVATLEAEIREGKPDEDGNREYMLRQLKLAVEETQKMFPALRTRVEDSTAKLEEQIALAESGGASPTEVETAKLALAKGKEEKTYVTDTTSA; translated from the exons ATGGCGCCCCCTTCCCAGCTCACCGTCGCGACGCTCGCCGTCACCCGGCTCCTCAAGGAGGAGATCTCCTATGAGAAGGAGCTCATCCAGCAAAAGGCCAAGGTCGCcacgctcgaggccgagatccgGGAGGGCAagcccgacgaggacgggaACCGGGAGTACATGCTCAGACAGCTG AAACTCGCCGTGGAGGAGACGCAAAAGATGTTCCCTGCCCTGAGGACCCGCGTCGAGGACTCGACCGCCAAGCTGGAGGAGCagatcgccctcgccgagagTGGCGGCGCGTCGCCcaccgaggtcgagacgGCTAAGCTGGCGCtcgccaagggcaaggaggagaagacgTACGTGACCGACACCACCTCGGCTTGA
- a CDS encoding Tho complex subunit 7: MASWDLLDDKEEQELHKTRLVNIEEKPFKRITKRLVSVTTIANAQLKQQPTPPPEGANGEKEAGEETKQEAATKTLQEIDQIKDDLTLDFAAFDSSIARLQFLLDANVRERERYKADQQRILEECQNVRDNNTRLREQLEGAKATLAQRKEYDKLANALMAKGLRPRGEQETNLAKLEEEIRDLEKESETYAITWRERRDQFSKIMDEGMLLRRQIRDEKEEVERREGMNEDGEEDGEASRGGQTPRHVSSGNVTPHPDSGAVPRPTSAQDGNSEDQADGLKPRSGGPGSFSRSGSAVPSQSGTPHPQQDDGEIEEGEDIEMDDQQDTQITSGGDTPQITVDAPDSMEVDN, encoded by the coding sequence ATGGCGTCGTGGGATCTTCTAGATGAtaaggaggagcaggagctgCACAAGACGCGCCTGGTCAACATTGAGGAGAAGCCCTTCAAGCGAATCACCAAGAGACTCGTGTCTGTCACAACAATCGCAAACGCCCAATTGAAACAACAACCCACACCGCCACCCGAGGGTGCAAatggcgagaaggaggccggcgaAGAGACGAAACAGGAGGCTGCCACCAAGACCCTCCAAGAGATCGACCAGATCAAAGACGACCTTACCCTTGActtcgccgccttcgacaGCAGCATCGCCCGCCTGCAattcctcctcgacgccaacgTCCGCGAGCGCGAGCGGTACAAGGCTGACCAGCAGCGCATCCTCGAAGAATGCCAGAACGTGCGCGACAACAACACGCGACTgcgcgagcagctcgagggcgccaaGGCCACGCTTGCCCAACGTAAGGAGTACGACAAGCTCGCCAACGCGCTCATGGCTAAGGGCCTGCGGCCGCGCGGCGAGCAGGAGACGAACCTCGcgaagctcgaggaggagatccgcgacctggagaaggagagcgagacgtacgccatcacctgGCGCGAGCGCCGCGACCAGTTCAGCAAGATCATGGACGAGGGCATGCTGTTGCGCAGACAGATCcgcgacgagaaggaggaggtcgagagaCGCGAGGGCATgaacgaggacggcgaggaggacggcgaggcctCGCGAGGCGGGCAAACGCCCCGACACGTCTCGAGCGGCAACGTCACGCCGCACCCGGACAGCGGCGCTGTCCCGAGACCGACTTCGGCGCAAGATGGCAACTCGGAGGACCAGGCAGACGGCCTCAAGCCGCGATCAGGTGGCCCAGGCAGCTTCTCGCGGTCCGGCAGTGCCGTCCCTAGCCAGAGCGGTACGCCCCATCCCCAacaggacgacggcgagatcgaagagggagaggataTCGAGATGGACGACCAGCAGGACACTCAGATCACTTCGGGAGGCGACACGCCCCAAATCACGGTGGATGCGCCGGACAGCATGGAAGTTGACAACTAG